In a genomic window of Phaeodactylum tricornutum CCAP 1055/1 chromosome 6, whole genome shotgun sequence:
- a CDS encoding predicted protein encodes MRASPRTPSNPPRDESSLWLLFGPSSLVPKNSLSSPLGGPLASFGTQDETEERDFEIYEDFQILTAKRFQNKLAAVMQDEKRYREFQKIMKVGSTHMSLKENLEHILREHVARELDEEMEEKRILGMGFGETR; translated from the coding sequence ATGAGAGCTTCGCCGAGGACTCCTTCAAATCCACCAAGGGATGAAAGTAGCTTGTGGCTCCTTTTTGGACCTTCCTCGTTAGTCCCGAAAAATTCCTTATCCTCTCCGCTCGGCGGTCCGCTGGCGTCATTTGGTACACAGGACGAAACCGAAGAAAGAGACTTTGAAATCTACGAAGACTTTCAAATCTTGACCGCTAAACGATTTCAGAACAAGTTAGCTGCGGTGATGCAAGACGAAAAGCGATACAGAGAGTTCCAGAAAATCATGAAAGTTGGTTCAACGCATATGAGTTTGAAAGAAAATCTTGAGCACATTCTTCGAGAGCATGTCGCCCGTGAATTGGACGAAgagatggaagaaaaaagaatATTGGGTATGGGCTTTGGCGAAACAAGATAA
- a CDS encoding 1-aminocyclopropane-1-carboxylate synthase (Probable 1- aminocyclopropane-1-carboxylate synthase, a lyase that catalyses an alpha, gama elimination. S-adenosyl-L-methionine =1-aminocyclopropane-1-carboxylate+ methylthioadenosine), producing the protein MFEEYTSISAAMRFPKVPPTSKMTAAFLHSTYHNGRSLATAKGGPKLIVGHSRRDVATAAERASTERSLTRSARGQRAVQLLPTYLADARSVEKYSPQYPNGALQLGVAESQMLEDWLVPALNIDLKVSPDCIYYQPTPGRQGFRTAMASYMEDMLDLDKGRIDTEGLVVGAGCNAVLENLCICLAEAGDAVLIPTPYYAAFEFDLVARADLYVQAVTTRDHHPEVTSSDDPAIYYPSEASLDAAFEKALIAGHAPRILLISHPQNPLGICYPPEVMKICINWCRSRRVHLISDEIYAGSIYRPELAGFSSALKLADTQRGLGPYVHWVYALSKDFALSGLRVGAVYSENLEIRTPMQKLNDLCQISSTTQLWTETILNRVDAKGNSWVHSFRKENHRRLEARIEALTSVLDEVSIPYLAPTAGLFVWINMSQFLTEDSNLTDSERERKLYLSLVQEFGILLTPGDSTRNEHPGYFRCVFTAASDEEFELSLIRFRAFANARR; encoded by the coding sequence ATGTTCGAAGAATACACTTCAATTTCTGCAGCGATGCGCTTTCCCAAAGTCCCTCCCACCAGCAAAATGACGGCTGCATTCTTGCACAGTACTTATCACAACGGTCGTTCTCTTGCAACCGCCAAGGGTGGGCCCAAGCTCATTGTGGGTCATTCGCGTCGGGACGTCGCTACGGCTGCCGAACGTGCTTCGACCGAAAGATCTCTTACCCGAAGTGCTCGAGGACAAAGGGCCGTCCAGTTGCTACCCACATATCTAGCCGACGCAAGATCTGTCGAGAAATACTCACCACAATATCCTAATGGTGCCCTCCAGCTAGGCGTGGCCGAGTCGCAGATGTTGGAAGACTGGCTCGTTCCTGCTCTCAACATTGATTTGAAGGTATCTCCCGACTGTATCTACTACCAACCAACCCCCGGGAGGCAAGGTTTTCGTACTGCAATGGCATCTTATATGGAGGATATGCTCGATTTGGACAAAGGCCGCATCGACACCGAAGGCCTTGTCGTCGGCGCCGGATGTAACGCCGTTTTGGAAAATCTCTGCATTTGCTTGGCTGAAGCAGGCGATGCTGTTTTAATTCCGACGCCTTATTACGCCGCGTTTGAGTTTGATCTCGTGGCCCGCGCTGATCTTTATGTACAGGCTGTAACGACCCGAGACCATCATCCTGAAGTTACTAGCTCGGATGATCCAGCGATATACTATCCTAGCGAAGCCTCTTTGGATGCTGCTTTTGAAAAGGCCCTCATTGCAGGACACGCTCCGCGTATTCTTCTTATCAGCCATCCTCAGAATCCGTTGGGCATCTGCTACCCTCCGGAAGTTATGAAAATTTGCATCAATTGGTGCCGGTCTCGACGTGTACACTTAATTTCTGATGAAATATACGCCGGTTCCATATATCGTCCGGAACTAGCCGGTTTTTCTTCTGCTCTAAAGCTGGCCGACACCCAACGGGGCCTTGGGCCCTACGTCCACTGGGTATATGCTCTTTCGAAAGATTTTGCCCTTTCCGGGCTCCGAGTTGGTGCCGTTTATTCCGAGAATTTGGAGATTCGTACTCCCATGCAAAAACTCAACGACCTTTGCCAGATTTCGTCTACAACACAGTTATGGACCGAGACTATTTTAAATCGCGTGGATGCGAAAGGGAATTCCTGGGTACATTCATTTCGGAAAGAGAATCACCGTCGATTAGAAGCTCGCATTGAAGCACTCACTTCAGTCCTTGACGAGGTCAGCATTCCGTACCTCGCTCCCACTGCGGGTCTATTTGTGTGGATTAACATGTCTCAatttttgacggaagacagTAATCTGACAGATTCAGAACGTGAGAGGAAGCTTTATTTAAGCTTAGTGCAAGAGTTTGGCATCTTATTGACACCGGGTGATTCAACTCGGAACGAGCACCCCGGGTACTTCCGCTGCGTTTTTACGGCTGCGTCAGATGAAGAGTTCGAGCTCAGTCTGATTCGCTTCCGCGCTTTCGCCAATGCGCGGCGGTAA
- a CDS encoding predicted protein — protein sequence LVQLRKINVASFPIQYNESFYQDILKRGNEALNKFAYWNGFVVGALCTRFEEMKNGKRRLYIMTLAVLAAYRGRNIGSQLLQSVLDYCVEHQIASEIALHVQISNRDAIRFYTERFNFHQGEMVENYYRRIDPPHCYLLFKSL from the coding sequence CTTGTACAGCTTCGAAAAATAAATGTTGCTTCTTTCCCAATCCAGTACAACGAGAGCTTTTACCAAGATATACTAAAACGAGGCAATGAAGCACTCAATAAGTTCGCCTACTGGAATGGGTTTGTCGTAGGAGCACTTTGCACTCGCTTTGAAGAGATGAAGAATGGCAAACGAAGACTTTACATCATGACTTTGGCTGTGCTGGCCGCTTACCGAGGACGAAATATCGGTAGCCAACTTCTTCAATCCGTACTCGATTATTGCGTCGAGCATCAGATAGCAAGCGAGATCGCACTGCATGTACAAATTTCGAATCGAGACGCCATACGTTTCTACACGGAGCGCTTCAATTTTCATCAAGGTGAAATGGTGGAAAACTACTACAGAAGGATCGACCCACCGCATTGCTATCTCCTATTTAAAAGCCTG
- a CDS encoding predicted protein: MKKRRQTARVAPGLLFVVIGFRLCDVAAWMPLQLPSRKTTAQLMVGNFGGGNEKGAKLSTLPRDVKEAVKSCREATQEALKNRISRMDIEFPVGAKFNIEKGEARRNAGETPTKDELDRSDRELARLFVDMFQPVGGDRIAVVFADVSAADKARKTWKGDTTAICNIVSLDRRKSQASKKKKKNSKGFAAKLAAEVEGEMDMSGPFRLPGKTEVALFVAPGPKELITVEKICQEVGMETLVVLLNARLSAVSNFGSAATAELFLGKFESVFSLTAGPQDAAPGCLLYRAYPGRWVVARKPAVGQPKAVLEQSEKPTPDQVRVAFDTLELTDIEKGVESAIENVAGWFR; encoded by the coding sequence aTGAAAAAGCGACGACAAACAGCGCGGGTCGCACCAGgcttgttgtttgttgtgATCGGTTTCCGGCTGTGTGACGTCGCGGCATGGATGCCGTTGCAGTTACCTTCTCGAAAGACCACAGCGCAACTAATGGTAGGAAATTTTGGCGGAGGAAATGAAAAGGGTGCAAAGCTGTCAACCTTGCCGAGGGACGTCAAGGAAGCCGTAAAAAGTTGCCGTGAAGCGACGCAAGAAGCTCTCAAGAATCGTATAAGTCGTATGGATATTGAGTTTCCAGTGGGTGCCAAATTCAACATAGAAAAGGGCGAAGCAAGACGCAATGCAGGAGAGACTCCTACAAAGGACGAACTAGATCGATCTGACCGCGAACTTGCACGTTTATTCGTTGACATGTTCCAACCCGTGGGTGGCGATCGGATCGCTGTGGTCTTTGCGGACGTGAGTGCTGCCGACAAGGCTCGCAAAACGTGGAAGGGAGATACGACGGCAATATGCAATATTGTCTCACTGGATCGCCGAAAATCACAGgcgagcaaaaagaaaaagaaaaactcAAAAGGTTTCGCTGCCAAGCTAGCTGCGGAGGTCGAAGGCGAAATGGACATGTCAGGGCCGTTTCGCTTGCCAGGAAAAACGGAAGTAGCCTTGTTTGTAGCTCCCGGTCCGAAAGAGCTGATTACAGTTGAAAAGATATGTCAGGAAGTTGGTATGGAGACACTTGTCGTCCTTCTCAACGCACGGCTATCGGCAGTATCGAATTTTGGTTCGGCCGCAACAGCGGAGCTTTTCTTAGGCAAATTTGAGTCTGTCTTCAGCTTGACGGCGGGCCCGCAAGATGCGGCGCCCGGATGTTTGCTCTATCGCGCGTATCCAGGTCGCTGGGTGGTGGCACGAAAACCTGCGGTAGGTCAACCGAAGGCAGTATTGGAGCAGTCTGAAAAACCGACTCCGGACCAAGTACGAGTTGCTTTTGATACATTGGAATTGACAGATATTGAGAAAGGAGTTGAGAGTGCTATTGAGAACGTCGCTGGATGGTTTCGCTAG
- a CDS encoding hypothetical protein (Hypothetical protein, no alignments with other genes or protein domains, possible peroxidase-like domain, good EST evidence), whose amino-acid sequence MPHDTINLQRGSSQDVSVRSCQSVASARAQVDEEGLEEEKKFPAHFRNESVSVYWRYGIVIYLLAVLSLLLTSDIGSGVVALTKVVPSANDNFTKAREQVLLEASVFTSVKELWNLGSYGLAILIVVTSIMWPYVKLLLSLYAWMWPFRTARGRERLLVLLDVLGKWSFVDVVVFIEIMVVFRATIPLGGPTLEVWIAPRWGFFGFVAATMLSLIGTHAILFHHRRIVYGTITSNLQGLQNIAGIATIRTLLMSFLLLAAAGIYFAGCCIGMFRILNSRGNLEIAPVDYSLIDVGRDLSDAGQHPDDRAQTWLQIIWFTLAMAAPIGSFILFAVLLWAPWKGAALRKILFLAEISFAWNCAEVVFVSTIFAVLEVPTFGEGLIDSGCDTCYSVDSKLLNELAVLGVGTLLSVLANALIFQRAHQSLYCNS is encoded by the exons ATGCCGCACGACACCATCAACTTACAAAGAGGCAGCTCTCAAGACGTTTCCGTTCGGAGTTGTCAAAGCGTGGCATCGGCGCGAGCTCAAGTA GATGAAGAAGGactcgaagaagaaaaaaaattccCGGCGCACTTCCGGAACGAATCCGTTAGCGTCTATTGGCGGTATGGTATCGTGATCTACTTACTGGCAGTGTTGTCCTTACTGCTTACCTCCGATATTGGTAGCGGTGTCGTCGCTCTGACAAAAGTTGTTCCCTCCGCTAACGACAATTTCACAAAAGCGCGGGAGCAGGTTTTGCTGGAAGCTTCCGTTTTCACGTCGGTCAAAGAATTATGGAACTTGGGATCCTACGGCTTGGCCATTCTCATTGTTGTTACAAGTATTATGTGGCCGTACGTCAAACTACTGCTTTCTTTATATGCCTGGATGTGGCCATTTCGAACAGCGAGAGGTAGAGAACGATTGCTGGTGTTGCTAGATGTACTCGGCAAATGGAGCTTTGTGGACGTTGTCGTGTTTATTGAAATCATGGTCGTCTTTCGGGCAACTATACCCCTAGGCGGTCCAACTTTGGAGGTGTGGATTGCACCACGATGGGgattttttggatttgttgcggCGACAATGCTGAGCTTGATTGGCACGCATGCTATTTTGTTCCATCATAGAAGGATTGTGTACGGAACGATCACTTCAAATCTGCAAGGGCTACAGAATATTGCGGGTATCGCGACAATACGGACTTTGCTGATGTCATTTCTACTTTTGGCTGCTGCGGGCATCTATTTTGCTGGTTGTTGCATTGGCATGTTTCGCATTCTGAATTCTCGCGGCAATCTTGAGATCGCACCCGTTGACTACTCGTTGATTGACGTTGGCCGGGACCTTTCCGACGCCGGCCAACATCCAGACGACCGCGCGCAGACGTGGTTGCAAATAATCTGGTTCACGTTAGCAATGGCAGCCCCAATCGGCTCGTTCATTCTATTTGCAGTGTTGCTTTGGGCACCCTGGAAAGGAGCTGCGTTGCGTAAGATACTATTCCTCGCGGAGATTTCCTTTGCTTGGAATTGTGCGGAAGTTGTTTTCGTCAGTACCATCTTTGCCGTTCTGGAAGTTCCAACGTTTGGAGAAGGTCTGATTGATTCAGGCTGCGACACCTGTTACTCCGTAGATTCCAAACTTTTAAATGAACTGGCGGTGCTAGGGGTCGGCACCCTTTTGAGCGTGTTGGCAAATGCTCTCATCTTTCAAAGAGCGCACCAGAGCCTTTACTGTAATTCTTAA
- a CDS encoding predicted protein codes for LDLAYFGSDFCGWQRQAQSKKPSVQKIVEDAMQDALGYAVNVRVAGRTDAGVHALGQIGRVRT; via the coding sequence CTGGATCTTGCATATTTCGGGTCCGACTTTTGCGGTTGGCAAAGACAAGCACAGTCGAAGAAGCCTTCGGTACAAAAAATTGTGGAGGATGCAATGCAGGATGCCTTGGGTTATGCGGTGAACGTTCGCGTTGCCGGTCGTACCGACGCTGGTGTTCACGCTCTCGGTCAAATCGGGCGAGTCCGAACT